The following coding sequences are from one Candidatus Nanopelagicus hibericus window:
- the lexA gene encoding transcriptional repressor LexA yields the protein MAKKPSSKALSELPDGPADDNGLTPRQLKILSVIKRAVENQGYPPSMREIGQAAGLASTASVTYQLQILEEKGWIRRDASRGRAIEITLPGEDGHAAPQDKTRLIPLVGKIAAGNPILAEQVVEEVMPLPESIVGKGELFMLQIKGDSMIDVAICDGDYVVIRAQKSAEKGEVVAAMIDGEATVKTWSKKDGHFWLLPENDDYLPIPADDAVILGKVTAVLRAL from the coding sequence ATGGCTAAAAAACCGAGTTCTAAGGCGCTCTCCGAGCTGCCTGATGGCCCAGCCGATGACAATGGGCTGACCCCAAGGCAGTTAAAGATCCTTTCAGTTATTAAGCGTGCAGTTGAGAACCAGGGGTATCCACCCTCTATGCGTGAGATTGGCCAGGCCGCAGGTCTTGCCTCCACCGCATCCGTCACCTATCAACTGCAAATTCTTGAAGAAAAGGGATGGATAAGGCGAGATGCCTCCCGTGGCCGCGCCATTGAGATCACCCTGCCAGGTGAGGATGGCCATGCCGCCCCACAAGATAAAACTAGATTAATTCCATTGGTAGGAAAGATCGCCGCCGGTAATCCAATTTTGGCAGAGCAAGTAGTTGAAGAGGTAATGCCGCTTCCAGAATCAATTGTTGGTAAAGGTGAGCTATTTATGTTGCAGATTAAAGGTGACTCCATGATTGATGTTGCTATCTGCGATGGTGATTATGTAGTTATCCGTGCCCAAAAATCAGCTGAGAAGGGTGAGGTGGTTGCCGCCATGATTGATGGTGAAGCAACTGTAAAGACCTGGTCGAAAAAAGATGGCCACTTCTGGTTACTACCTGAAAATGATGATTACCTACCAATCCCCGCAGATGATGCGGTGATTCTGGGTAAAGTAACTGCGGTTCTTCGCGCTCTGTAG
- the nrdR gene encoding transcriptional regulator NrdR — MICPFCRFDDSRVIDSRPTDEGNQIRRRRECTSCGRRFNTAETSILLVIKRSGATEPFSREKVVNGVRKACQGRPVNDDDLALLAQRVEESLRLDGVAEVEAQEVGMAILAPLRELDEVAYLRYASVYRSFSSLEDFEGEIALLRAEPSRNPKLSQKQQAFSAPKN, encoded by the coding sequence ATGATCTGCCCCTTCTGTCGCTTCGACGACTCAAGAGTGATTGACTCTCGTCCAACTGATGAGGGAAATCAGATCCGCCGCCGGCGCGAATGCACCAGCTGTGGCAGGCGGTTTAATACCGCAGAGACCTCCATCCTGCTAGTAATCAAAAGATCAGGAGCCACCGAACCCTTCTCAAGAGAGAAGGTAGTCAATGGTGTGCGCAAGGCATGCCAAGGTCGGCCAGTAAATGATGATGATCTAGCACTGCTTGCCCAACGAGTGGAGGAGTCCCTTCGCTTAGATGGTGTGGCAGAGGTTGAGGCCCAAGAGGTGGGAATGGCAATTCTTGCGCCACTCCGAGAACTCGATGAGGTCGCCTACCTACGATATGCCTCGGTATACCGTAGTTTTTCCTCCCTGGAAGATTTTGAAGGCGAGATCGCATTACTGCGAGCAGAGCCTTCTAGAAACCCAAAACTTTCGCAGAAACAACAAGCATTCTCCGCACCAAAAAATTAA
- a CDS encoding LysM peptidoglycan-binding domain-containing protein, which translates to MKRNRRYKLARTALGLSVLVLAASAATTISTAAGDLAVKGESRYLQMVVAPGESLWSIAAMYSEGGSINQVIADIVEVNKLSGADLSAGMKLLVPAR; encoded by the coding sequence ATGAAGCGCAACCGTAGGTATAAATTAGCTAGAACCGCACTGGGCCTATCGGTACTAGTCCTGGCCGCATCAGCTGCCACCACCATCTCAACCGCAGCTGGTGATTTAGCTGTTAAGGGTGAGAGTAGATATCTACAGATGGTAGTTGCCCCAGGTGAATCGCTCTGGTCAATCGCTGCAATGTACTCCGAAGGTGGCTCAATAAATCAGGTGATCGCAGATATTGTTGAGGTCAATAAGTTAAGTGGGGCTGATCTGTCAGCTGGAATGAAATTACTGGTGCCGGCTAGGTAA
- a CDS encoding SDR family oxidoreductase, producing the protein MSKFAVVTGANKGIGRVTSIALARNGWQVGLLGRDLIGLQSVADEIGDTALPVHCDVSDRKSVSMAFSTIKAKFNRLDLLFNNAGVVIPASPLEEVATEDWKRVFDTNVGGVFYCTQEAFLLMQDQKPQGGRIINNGSISAHVPRPNYAPYTASKHAITGLTRSTSLDGRKYNIACGQIDIGNADTNMASVQRVGALQANGQVMAEPMIDAQIVANAVLHMAALPLEANIQFMTVIATKMPYIGRG; encoded by the coding sequence ATGAGTAAGTTTGCGGTTGTAACTGGCGCGAATAAAGGAATTGGTAGAGTCACAAGTATCGCCCTAGCTAGAAATGGCTGGCAAGTTGGATTACTAGGTCGCGATCTAATAGGTCTGCAGTCGGTTGCTGATGAAATTGGGGATACAGCACTTCCAGTTCATTGCGATGTAAGTGATCGGAAATCAGTATCAATGGCCTTTTCAACAATTAAAGCAAAATTTAATCGCTTAGATCTACTTTTTAATAATGCTGGTGTTGTAATTCCGGCATCACCGCTGGAAGAGGTAGCCACAGAGGATTGGAAGCGAGTGTTTGACACCAATGTTGGTGGTGTTTTTTACTGCACTCAAGAGGCTTTTTTATTAATGCAGGATCAAAAACCACAAGGTGGTCGGATCATTAATAACGGATCAATATCTGCGCATGTACCAAGGCCTAACTATGCGCCTTATACCGCCTCAAAACATGCGATTACCGGATTAACTCGCTCAACCTCGCTTGATGGTCGAAAGTACAACATCGCCTGCGGACAGATTGATATTGGAAATGCTGATACCAATATGGCTAGTGTTCAACGAGTTGGAGCACTACAAGCTAATGGTCAGGTAATGGCAGAACCAATGATTGATGCGCAGATAGTTGCTAATGCAGTTTTGCATATGGCCGCTCTTCCATTAGAGGCAAATATTCAATTTATGACGGTGATAGCGACAAAGATGCCGTATATCGGGCGTGGTTAA